A single genomic interval of Geotrypetes seraphini chromosome 1, aGeoSer1.1, whole genome shotgun sequence harbors:
- the LOC117351629 gene encoding uncharacterized protein LOC117351629, which yields MDQQQLIAFLTAERQKQSEDLQAVLKATQDLWEHSQEQARQQHNELVMAMGEQTKLLAQLLQCSFPNTAGGPGQRLVTERTTSLQAPEESKEQARGDKNTGSQGQTQKTGWSKPREVSRERLRCFCCGKEGHTQRFCKKKRDFVYARGLADKHPREYRVKVQVEDKEVSALVDTGAEQSVVSEQLWKQLGESPVPGVEKVPITCIHGKSHEYPLTQLNLQYKGKKSLLPVAVLESTPYPLILGRDWLVQAQIGRVSGGERQGGYVLGTQVEGSIVEAPARTRRARVQKTKQWKPTIRWAPLSDQARAPTRAYLRAAGYDLYAAHDQVIPARGRALVKTDIQVSPPPGAYLRVAPRSGLALKHSVDVAAGVIDPDFRGNLAVVLVNQGDTEYSVQPGDPIAQMVCERIWHTRLEQRVRLPDTERGEQGFGSTGVKTPEIGTPSDLSLHLKKEIETAKLAFLDAEILKLRDELTAARKDWEAKGKSQAETKDQAWADQLDRNRQQARDESTAQFQRESEKLTNLIEQVNSQLKVVQEQVKESQTQQQAIQNSVREIKNTCGELTTRTGTTEGWVARQRLQEEQIEEHAQHFEKVLDTFKGMDQDLEEVRQQMENMQKEELGGITQVIAALAQRVDGLEGAKSQVDGALGEPCKPPLLRWPEDFEDPDPPTLEPAKKFNKPRRRY from the coding sequence ATGGACCAGCAGCAGCTGATCGCGTTCCTGACCGCCGAGAGACAAAAACAAAGCGAAGACCTACAGGCTGTACTCAAGGCGACCCAGGACTTATGGGAGCACAGCCAGGAACAAGCCAGGCAGCAGCACAATGAACTTGTGATGGCTATGGGTGAGCAGACCAAGCTATTAGCTCAGCTGCTACAGTGCTCATTCCCAAATACAGCCGGTGGACCAGGCCAGAGACTGGTAACAGAAAGGACTACTTCCTTACAGGCCCCTGAAGAAAGTAAGGAACAGGCCCGGGGGGATAAGAATACGGGATCCCAAGGTCAGACCCAGAAAACGGGGTGGTCCAAGCCCAGGGAGGTCTCACGGGAGAGGCTACGGTGTTTCTGCTGTGGGAAAGAGGGGCATACACAAAGATTCTGtaaaaagaaaagagattttgtGTACGCCCGGGGACTAGCGGACAAGCACCCTAGGGAATACCGGGTAAAAGTCCAAGTAGAGGACAAAGAAGTCTCAGCACTTGTTGACACAGGCGCCGAGCAATCGGTGGTGTCAGAACAATTGTGGAAACAGTTAGGGGAAAGCCCAGTCCCAGGAGTGGAGAAGGTACCCATAACATGTATCCATGGGAAGTCCCATGAATACCCTCTTACCCAGTTGAACCTTCAGTATAAGGGAAAAAAATCCCTCTTGCCTGTGGCCGTATTAGAGTCGACACCTTACCCATTAATTTTGGGTCGGGATTGGCTGGTACAGGCACAGATAGGAAGGGTCAGCGGTGGGGAGAGACAGGGAGGTTATGTGTTGGGCACTCAGGTAGAAGGAAGTATAGTTGAGGCTCCAGCAAGGACACGCAGAGCCCGTGTGCAGAAAACGAAGCAGTGGAAGCCTACGATTAGGTGGGCCCCACTGTCGGACCAGGCCAGGGCTCCCACACGGGCATACCTTAGAGCTGCGGGTTATGACCTGTATGCTGCTCATGACCAAGTTATCCCGGCTAGGGGAAGGGCCCTGGTAAAAACCGACATTCAAGTGTCGCCCCCGCCAGGTGCTTACCTTAGGGTGGCGCCAAGATCAGGGTTAGCATTAAAACACTCCGTAGATGTGGCTGCGGGAGTAATCGACCCTGACTTTAGAGGAAACTTGGCAGTGGTATTGGTTAATCAGGGGGATACCGAATACAGTGTCCAACCCGGGGATCCCATCGCTCAGATGGTGTGCGAGCGAATTTGGCACACCAGGTTGGAGCAACGGGTAAGGCTCCCGGATACAGAAAGGGGAGAACAGGGATTTGGGTCCACAGGGGTGAAGACACCAGAAATAGGAACACCCTCGGACTTAAGTCTCCACCTGAAGAAAGAGATTGAGACCGCTAAGCTAGCCTTCCTGGATGCTGAGATACTTAAATTAAGGGATGAGTTGACAGCAGCCAGAAAGGATTGGGAGGCCAAAGGGAAATCTCAAGCAGAAACCAAGGATCAAGCTTGGGCGGATCAGTTAGACAGGAATAGGCAGCAGGCTAGGGACGAAAGCACTGCCCAATTCCAGAGAGAATCTGAGAAGCTGACTAACCTCATAGAGCAGGTGAATTCCCAGCTTAAGGTGGTCCAAGAGCAAGTTAAGGAAAGTCAGACTCAGCAACAAGCAATACAAAATAGTGTCAGGGAAATCAAAAATACTTGCGGTGAGCTAACCACCAGAACTGGCACGACAGAAGGTTGGGTGGCAAGGCAGAGATTGCAAGAAGAACAAATAGAGGAACACGCTCAACACTTTGAAAAGGTTCTAGATACATTTAAAGGTATGGACCAGGACCTTGAGGAAGTGAGACAGCAAATGGAGAACATGCAGAAAGAAGAGTTGGGTGGTATAACCCAGGTGATAGCTGCATTGGCTCAGAGGGTGGATGGTTTGGAAGGGGCCAAGAGTCAGGTTGATGGGGCTTTAGGAGAACCATGCAAGCCACCTCTGTTGAGATGGCCCGAGGACTTTGAGGACCCCGATCCGCCAACTTTAGAGCCAGCTAAGAAATTTAACAAACCAAGGAGACGCTACTAA